TAGTAAAGATCGCTCCCGCTGTTGCACACGAAAGCGTCGAAGTCATTAGGGTTCAAACCTCCTGACACCAAGAAAGATTGTATCTCAGAGATCGTTAGAGACGTTGACAGTATGAACCCAACGGTTCCTTCAGCTCTCTCCTTTTCAACTGCCTCTAGAATCCTTCTCGTAGCCTCTAGCGTGTCATTCTCCCCATCGAAATCAAGAGCAATCACGACGATAAACTTCCTTCTCCGAACCGCAGGGAACTTTCCAGAGTTAACCTCTGACTTCTCCAGTGATCCCATTTTGCGACTATCTTTGCCTTTGGACCAGTTCATAACCGCGGCTTCGATTTTGCTCTTCCTGTCCATGGAGGAGCTACCGTCTTGGTTCATGGAACCGTCGTTGTTGCCGCCACTTCCACCGTCGAATGAGAACCTTAAGTTCAAAGATATGTCCTGAATATCTCTCAGGGAATCACTGGGTGACTCGGGTTCTGAATTATCACCGCCATCGTCGCTTTGCCATTGGGGGTGTCTTGGCTTGAAGCTGGTTATGCGAGATAGGTAAGTTTTGCAATGCTCTGGCCAGGAGAATTGGTGTATGTTCTTCAGCCCGTTTTGCCTACACTTTGCCCACAGCTGCTTATCGGCAACAAGCTTAAGAAGAGCTTCAGAAATAGATTGCTGATCATGGGGATCTATAAGGAGGCCATTGTCTAGAACCTGGGAGAAAAAAATCAAGGTATATATtagaacaaacaaacaagaagtTATTGTAATAGTCTTGAGCGTTTTTATCGTAAGGATACATACCCGGTGTATATCTACAGGACCACCATTTTTTGTAGCAACCATTGGCAAACCATGGGCTGCAGCCTagaaggttaaaaaaaaaacacacattcTATTACAAGAATGAGTTATGAAACAACCACATTCGACCGTACAAGGAAAAAAAGATACCTCAATGAGAGTAAGTCCAAATGGTTCGATGAAAGCTGGATTGATGAAAACACCCTGCAAAGAATCATTgcaccaaaaaataaatttactaaagAGAAGAATCTAAAGAAGCATTCTAAGTAGTATTCAAGCCGTTGGAATCAAACATGTGAAAGTATCATAATATACAGATCTTGAATTAAGTAAGCATGACATGGTTATACTGTATAATGAACTGCAAAGAGTACCTTAGACTTTGCAGCTAGGCGATATATGTCGGGAACATCTGACTGTTTGTGATGTTTAGGGTACGCAACTTGGCCGTAGAGATCATACTTGTCAATTAGCTTCAGAACAGAAAGGAGAACAGAAGAACTCGTGCTCGACATTTCATCAATCCCATCACGGTTACCCATAATGAGTGCCTGCAAAAACCAGATTTATGGAAGATGAGTAAAACAAAACTGGTGATCGAAACAGAACATCTAAACAAAAGTCACTGTACGATATTTACATACCAGGTTAGCAAGGTCTCTCAGTGGACGACATTCTCCAAATGCCTTCACTAACGTCGTGATGTTCTTTTTTGGGTCGGGCCTCGCAAGGGCAAGTATCATAGGCTTTCGGGAATTTGAAAAGAAACGCATTATCTGCATCACATGTAGGATTTGGAGGTTGAGTAAACGGCTTGACAGAAAGATAATGagaaaaaatatgttaatatctTCTATTTGTTTCTCAGGTGAAGCAGACAAATGTGATGTAGATGCTATATTCAAGGAAGAACCTCAGCCCATATTGGTGGATCTCGAGAAGTTGGTTGCTCCTCATTCCCATCTGCATCTTCCATATCACCATCATGTGGGACAATATGATTGAACTCCATCCCAGGTGGAATtttctgaaacaaaaataaataaacagaaaacacTTTTGTGATGCTACAGAGATATGGAAACATTAGAGTATTAACTCTTAACCAATAATCTACTTATGTAAAACTTAGAAGACATGCACAACAAGTTTAAACATAATCATTCATAGCCCAAAGACACTCTAACAGTAGTTTGTCACCAACCAAGACCTTGTTAGCACTAGAAGTATATATTTCAGTCTGTGTTGACCATTATTGAGTATCAAGAGAATAGCTAAGGTGTTTAGTAACTTACAACCATGCGAGGCATGAACCGTCCATAGCAGCTCACATTCCGCTTGATCCTTGCTCTCAGTTTACGCTCCAGTATGGGGTCAAAACCATCGTACAACCTCCATTGCTCATCAATCTCCTGCCGGGTGCTAGTTATCACCATTTCAGAAACATCAAGAGACAGTTCCTCACCCTCGATTCGACGCATGATCTTGTAAGTTGAATTTATCTCTTCTTTTGAAAGGCGGCCTTGTTTCAAAAGCTGCTCCAATTTATCTCGGCCGAGCGAGTGGCCAGTGAGAATCATAGGCACATTCAGTGCACCTGACAGCAAAGCAGCGGCGTCACCAGCATCAGCATAGTGTCCATGGATAGCAGAAGGCCAGATCGGCTTCCCACCACCAACTTGTTCGCCGAGAACATTGGACATTTGCATGATGTGGTTCATGGCACCATCAACAAACTCAGCAATGTGAGGCCATAGAAGTTCTTTTGGAATATACTTATCCTTTGGACCAAACGGTATCCTCACAATATAAGCACCGCTGCTCTCTCCCATCTCATCCGAATAATCGTCAGAATCTCTAGGAGTCAGCATTTCCGTGGGTTCGCCATAACTCCAGTCAACATCTGGTGAAGACACTTGTCTGGTGAGCAAGTCGACCCTATAAACTCCTGGCATTGATCCCAAAGCTCGTGCAAGTTCCACAACATATTTAACCTGTAACGTAAGAAGCAAAGTGAGGAGGACTTGCCTACCATTGTACCGCATTACAATCACTCAGATGTTCAGTATCGTTACCTGACCACCGGTATCAGAATCACGGCCGAGCTCCATGTTCTCACCACGTATGAGACCATGAAGACTGCATGCATACTAAGTCAATCACACAAGAACACTCCAAAAACTTTCCACTATGCTTACTAATTCTCAATTAACAGATCATTTGCAACATGTTTACTCAGATTATATATGCTGAAACAAGCCCTGAAACTATGAGTTTTCCAAGTAGATAGGGAAAAGCAAAGGCTATTCTCAGCACGGACCTTATCAAAACAAGATAGAGCTTGTTTCCTTTCTGCTGGTTAGCCCATATCTCCATGGACTCAGCAGAGTTAATGCGGGGCAACCTGGGTTTGGTGCCATGAGTAGAGACATCAGTGACGAGATCTCCTTTCTCTCCCTCGGAAAACTCCTCGGACATATCAGCTGTTGCCTCCCTGCGACCTCTCTCACGCTCAAGACGGCGCTTAGCCAGCCTCTGCGCCTC
The sequence above is drawn from the Raphanus sativus cultivar WK10039 chromosome 7, ASM80110v3, whole genome shotgun sequence genome and encodes:
- the LOC108817601 gene encoding sucrose-phosphate synthase 1, which translates into the protein MAGNDWVNSYLEAILDVGQPLDDARPSLLLRERGRFTPSRYFVEEVITGYDETDLHRSWVKAVATRSPQERNTRLENMCWRIWNLARQKKQHEEKEAQRLAKRRLERERGRREATADMSEEFSEGEKGDLVTDVSTHGTKPRLPRINSAESMEIWANQQKGNKLYLVLISLHGLIRGENMELGRDSDTGGQVKYVVELARALGSMPGVYRVDLLTRQVSSPDVDWSYGEPTEMLTPRDSDDYSDEMGESSGAYIVRIPFGPKDKYIPKELLWPHIAEFVDGAMNHIMQMSNVLGEQVGGGKPIWPSAIHGHYADAGDAAALLSGALNVPMILTGHSLGRDKLEQLLKQGRLSKEEINSTYKIMRRIEGEELSLDVSEMVITSTRQEIDEQWRLYDGFDPILERKLRARIKRNVSCYGRFMPRMVKIPPGMEFNHIVPHDGDMEDADGNEEQPTSRDPPIWAEIMRFFSNSRKPMILALARPDPKKNITTLVKAFGECRPLRDLANLALIMGNRDGIDEMSSTSSSVLLSVLKLIDKYDLYGQVAYPKHHKQSDVPDIYRLAAKSKGVFINPAFIEPFGLTLIEAAAHGLPMVATKNGGPVDIHRVLDNGLLIDPHDQQSISEALLKLVADKQLWAKCRQNGLKNIHQFSWPEHCKTYLSRITSFKPRHPQWQSDDGGDNSEPESPSDSLRDIQDISLNLRFSFDGGSGGNNDGSMNQDGSSSMDRKSKIEAAVMNWSKGKDSRKMGSLEKSEVNSGKFPAVRRRKFIVVIALDFDGENDTLEATRRILEAVEKERAEGTVGFILSTSLTISEIQSFLVSGGLNPNDFDAFVCNSGSDLYYTSVNSEDGPFVVDFYYHSHVEYRWGGEGLRKTLIRWASSVNEKKSENDEQIVTLAEHLSTDYCYTFAVKKPAAVPPVRELRKLLRIQALRCHVVYSQNGTRINVIPVLASRIQALRYLFVRWGIDMAKMVVFVGESGDTDYEGLLGGLHKSVVLEGVSCSASNALHANRSYPLTDVISLESNNVVHARLDSDVRDALKKLELLED